The Opitutales bacterium ASA1 genome window below encodes:
- the fnr gene encoding fumarate/nitrate reduction transcriptional regulator Fnr: protein MRRAALVVALRQCSLFASLPADDLEAVAEACTLRTLERDETLFREGQRVEGFYVMRSGAVSVYRVTPDGREQIIWVFRAPESFAEATLATFESYPANAIALEASQVIVVHRNPFRELLRRKPDLALHMLGSMSQHLKHLVQVIQDLKGRQVDTRLAEWILRQSPAASAGCPAVVDLAVTKRVLAGQLGTTCETLSRVFARMKKKGVLQVNGRRLTVVDGVALRAMVNGA from the coding sequence ATGCGCAGGGCCGCGCTCGTGGTCGCCTTGCGACAATGCAGTCTGTTCGCGTCGTTGCCGGCGGACGATCTGGAGGCGGTCGCAGAGGCGTGCACGTTGCGCACGTTGGAGCGCGACGAGACGCTCTTCCGCGAGGGACAGCGTGTGGAGGGCTTCTACGTCATGCGCTCGGGTGCGGTGAGCGTCTATCGAGTCACGCCGGACGGGCGTGAGCAGATCATCTGGGTCTTTCGTGCGCCGGAGAGTTTCGCGGAGGCCACGCTCGCGACCTTCGAGTCGTATCCAGCCAATGCGATCGCGCTGGAGGCCTCGCAGGTGATCGTGGTGCACAGAAATCCGTTTCGGGAGTTGCTGCGGCGCAAACCCGACCTCGCGCTGCACATGCTCGGCTCGATGAGCCAGCATCTCAAACACCTCGTGCAGGTCATCCAGGACTTGAAGGGGCGACAGGTGGACACGCGGCTGGCCGAGTGGATCCTGCGGCAGAGCCCTGCGGCGAGCGCCGGATGTCCGGCGGTGGTCGATCTCGCTGTCACCAAGCGCGTGCTGGCCGGTCAACTGGGCACGACGTGCGAGACCCTCTCGCGCGTCTTCGCGCGAATGAAGAAGAAGGGCGTGTTGCAGGTGAACGGGCGTCGGCTCACCGTGGTGGACGGAGTGGCGCTGCGTGCGATGGTGAACGGTGCATGA